The Malus domestica chromosome 06, GDT2T_hap1 genome has a segment encoding these proteins:
- the LOC114825631 gene encoding uncharacterized protein → MALKESLNRFKKQQESAQSLLIGIASDRATATPRPAPAVTKAPAPAVKFSNDTERLQHINSIRKAPVGAQIKRVIDLLRETRLSYTPEQINQECYVDVNANKAVFDSLRNNLKVSYDGKSFSYKSKHRIMDKKQLLSLVRKFSEGIPVIDLKDAYPNVMDDLQALKASGDIWLLSNFDSQEDIAYPNDPRLPASKVDDDLKVLFRGIELPRDMIDIEKELQKNGMKPATDTAKRRALAQSQGIPSKSKPKKKKHEITKRTKLTNAHLPELFQNLKN, encoded by the exons ATGGCGTTGAAAGAGAGTTTAAATAGGTTCAAGAAGCAGCAAGAGAGCGCACAGTCACTTCTTATTGGCATTGCATCTGATAGGGCCACAGCAACACCAAGACCTGCGCCTGCGGTCACTAAGGCTCCTGCTCCAGctgtcaaattttcaaatgataCGGAGAGACTTCAACATATTAATAGCATACGGAAAGCCCCTGTTGGAGCTCAGATCAAGCGTGTTATAGACCTGTTGCGGGAG ACAAGGCTTTCGTATACACCAGAGCAAATTAATCAAGAATGTTATGTAGATGTGAATGCTAACAAAGCTGTCTTTGACAGTCTGAGGAATAACCTAAAAGTTTCTTATGATGGGAAGAGCTTCTCTTATAAG TCCAAACATCGTATCATGGACAAAAAACAGCTTCTGTCCCTAGTACGGAAATTTTCAGAGGGTATACCGGTCATTGATCTCAAGGATGCTTACCCAAATGTGATGGACGATTTACAG GCTTTGAAAGCTTCGGGTGATATCTGGCTGCTTTCAAACTTTGATTCACAAGAGGACATAGCATATCCAAACGACCCCAGGTTGCCTGCCTCCAAGGTTGACGATGACCTTAAGGTGCTCTTTAGGGGGATTGAGTTGCCGCGTGATATGATTGACATTGAGAAAGAGCTCCAGAAGAATGGGATGAAGCCGGCCACCGATACTGCAAAAAGAAGGGCCTTGGCACAGAGTCAAGGCATTCCTAGCAAATCCAaacccaagaagaagaagcacgAGATCACAAAGAGGACCAAGCTTACAAACGCCCATCTGCCGGAGCTTTTCCAAAACCTAAAGAACTAG
- the LOC103431053 gene encoding stress-response A/B barrel domain-containing protein UP3 isoform X1: protein MLIQSQCSVFSPIRLTNPRRRCLLIPRPAPFNVFRSYGVVRTWLGKKKNGGVLVSATEEQSSSLNVQKKRKIVEHVSLLKAKQDLSDEEEKDMLDYLYTTQYQMRGILAISLGRVSDQNPDKYTHAVYMRFQRNEDISKFYENPFYMRVLKEHVFPYCHELLNVHYESEVEDDIVPIFRKGEEFNFGVEFVLLLSFVDSASGHVEEALVSLEELIVGFPSLIVQSTRGLNLNLSSKEYTHGVVIRFRSFDAFEIFMGSSEYKKIWKSKFEQIARKTISVHFSVHPVGNEIM, encoded by the exons ATGCTCATTCAATCTCAGTGCTCCGTATTCTCTCCCATTCGCCTCACAAACCCCCGTCGCCGGTGCCTTCTCATTCCCCGCCCTGCCCCTTTTAACG TTTTCCGGTCGTACGGAGTTGTGAGAACATGGCTGGGGAAGAAAAAGAATGGGGGAGTGTTGGTTTCGGCTACGGAGGAGCAGAGCTCGAGCCTCAATGTGCAGAAGAAAAG GAAAATCGTGGAACACGTAAGCCTGCTCAAAGCGAAGCAGGATTTATCTGATGAAGAAGAGAAGGATATGCTGGATTATCTCTATACAACCCAGTATCAAATGCGAGGCATTCTCGCCATATCACTAG GACGTGTCTCTGATCAAAACCCTGACAAGTATACCCACGCTGTCTACATGCGCTTCCAGAGAAATGAAGACATTAGCAAGTTTTATGAGAACCCTTTCTACATGCGAGTTCTGAAGGAGCATGTATTCCCTTACTGCCAT GAATTGCTTAATGTCCACTACGAATCTGAAGTAGAAGATGATATTGTTCCAATATTCCGCAAAGGAGAG GAATTCAACTTCGGTGTGGAATTTGTGCTTCTGCTATCGTTTGTTGATAGTGCATCTGGACATGTGGAAGAGGCATTGGTTTCTTTGGAAGAACTAATTGTGGGATTTCCATCCTTGATTGTCCAATCTACTCGAG GTCTGAATCTTAATCTCAGCAGCAAGGAGTATACACATGGAGTGGTGATCAGATTTCGGTCCT TTGACGCTTTTGAGATATTCATGGGAAGCTCAGAATACAAAAAA ATATGGAAGTCGAAATTCGAGCAAATCGCTCGGAAAACAATTTCTGTTCATTTTTCAGTTCATCCAGTTGGCAATGAGATTATGTAG
- the LOC103431053 gene encoding stress-response A/B barrel domain-containing protein UP3 isoform X2 → MSRRRKIVEHVSLLKAKQDLSDEEEKDMLDYLYTTQYQMRGILAISLGRVSDQNPDKYTHAVYMRFQRNEDISKFYENPFYMRVLKEHVFPYCHELLNVHYESEVEDDIVPIFRKGEEFNFGVEFVLLLSFVDSASGHVEEALVSLEELIVGFPSLIVQSTRGLNLNLSSKEYTHGVVIRFRSFDAFEIFMGSSEYKKIWKSKFEQIARKTISVHFSVHPVGNEIM, encoded by the exons ATGTCACGTAGAAG GAAAATCGTGGAACACGTAAGCCTGCTCAAAGCGAAGCAGGATTTATCTGATGAAGAAGAGAAGGATATGCTGGATTATCTCTATACAACCCAGTATCAAATGCGAGGCATTCTCGCCATATCACTAG GACGTGTCTCTGATCAAAACCCTGACAAGTATACCCACGCTGTCTACATGCGCTTCCAGAGAAATGAAGACATTAGCAAGTTTTATGAGAACCCTTTCTACATGCGAGTTCTGAAGGAGCATGTATTCCCTTACTGCCAT GAATTGCTTAATGTCCACTACGAATCTGAAGTAGAAGATGATATTGTTCCAATATTCCGCAAAGGAGAG GAATTCAACTTCGGTGTGGAATTTGTGCTTCTGCTATCGTTTGTTGATAGTGCATCTGGACATGTGGAAGAGGCATTGGTTTCTTTGGAAGAACTAATTGTGGGATTTCCATCCTTGATTGTCCAATCTACTCGAG GTCTGAATCTTAATCTCAGCAGCAAGGAGTATACACATGGAGTGGTGATCAGATTTCGGTCCT TTGACGCTTTTGAGATATTCATGGGAAGCTCAGAATACAAAAAA ATATGGAAGTCGAAATTCGAGCAAATCGCTCGGAAAACAATTTCTGTTCATTTTTCAGTTCATCCAGTTGGCAATGAGATTATGTAG